One genomic region from Bacillus rossius redtenbacheri isolate Brsri chromosome 6, Brsri_v3, whole genome shotgun sequence encodes:
- the LOC134533282 gene encoding myosin regulatory light chain 2: protein MADKEKKKKKKVAKDDAPADAPAAEPAPERTSRGSRKAKRTGSNVFSMFSQKQVAEFKEAFQLMDHDKDGIINKNDLRATFDSLGRLASDKELDDMVSEAPGPINFTQLLTLFANRMSGGSDDDDVVINAFKSFDDEGKIDSEKLRHALMTWGDKFSSDEVDDAFDQMVIDDKGYIDTAKLITMLTASAEEEEEEAAA from the exons ATG GCAGAcaaggagaagaagaagaagaagaaggtgGCGAAGGACGACGCGCCAGCAGACGCCCCCGCCGCAGAGCCGGCGCCCGAGAGGACCTCCCGTGGCTCTCGCAAGGCCAAGAGGACCGGCAGCAATGTCTTCTCCATGTTCTCCCAGAAGCAGGTCGCCGAGTTCAAGGAG GCGTTCCAGCTGATGGACCACGACAAGGACGGTATCATCAACAAGAACGACCTGAGGGCGACCTTCGACTCGCTGGGACGCCTGGCCAGCGACAAGGAGCTCGACGACATGGTGAGCGAGGCGCCCGGACCCATCAACTTCACGCAGCTGCTTACGCTGTTCGCCAACCGCATGTCCGGAG GCTCTGACGACGATGACGTCGTGATCAACGCCTTCAAGTCCTTCGACGACGAGGGCAAGATCGACAGCGAGAA GCTGAGGCACGCTCTCATGACCTGGGGCGACAAGTTCTCCAGCGACGAGGTGGACGATGCCTTCGACCAGATGGTGATCGACGACAAGGGCTACATCGACACCGCCAAGCTGATCACCATGCTGACTGCGAGtgcagaggaggaggaggaggaggcagcGGCCTAG